A DNA window from Paramormyrops kingsleyae isolate MSU_618 chromosome 10, PKINGS_0.4, whole genome shotgun sequence contains the following coding sequences:
- the hdlbpb gene encoding vigilin: MSSVAVLTPESFAEHRSGLRDEEITGGAPEDEAYIPTYLEAFPPLPEKGTPGEKSGELTGAWNRIRPIKASVITQVFHVPLEERRYKDNSQFGEGEEAKVCLDIMQKTGAHIELSLAKDQGLSIMVTGKLDSVMKARKEIVARLQTQASATVAIPKEHHRFVIGKNGEKLQELELKTATKIAIPRPDDPCANIRITGTKEGIEKARHEILLISAEQDKRAVERISLEKAFHPFIAGAYNRLVQELSLETGARISIPPPSLPKDEIVITGEKEAVALALARIRAIYEEKKRKTTTISVEVKKSQHKYIVGPKGNTLQEIMESTGVSVEMPPLDSDSETIILRGEPDKLGPALTQVYAKAKSVMVVEVMAPAWLHRFIIGKKGQNISRITQQLPKVHIEFTDGEERISLEGPTEEVEQAQAQIQEIINDLLVKMDYTEVNIDQRFHRHLIGKNGANINRIKEQYKVSVRIPQDTERSGLVRIEGDPQGVQLARRELIDMAQRMENERTKDLIVDQKFHRTIIGQKGEKIKEVRDKFPEVIINFPDPSQKSDIVQLRGPKNEVEKCSKFLHKLIADLIENSFSISVPIFKQFHKNIIGKGGANIKKIREETNTKIDLPTENSDSEMIVITGRRANCEAARERILAIQRELANIQEMEVTIPAKLHNSLIGSKGCLVRSVMEECGGVHIHFPSEGSGSDRVTIRGPAGEVERAKKQLLQLAEEKQINNFTVELSAKPEYHKFLIGRGGANIRRVRDRTGARIIFPSPDDPEQELITIVGREEAVRLAQKELEALVKSLDDVIEDSMVVDPRHHRHFVCRRGQVLREMAEEYGGVAVSFPRTGAHSDRVTLKGAKDCVEAAKRRIQEIIEDLEAQVTVECAIPQRYHRAIMGPKGSRIQQITREHEVQIKFPERDETAGADPSAQENGDASPEAEFVPRKGDIITICGRSEKCEMARAALLALVPVTVDVEVSYDLHRYIIGQKGSGIRKMMEEYEVNIWVPQPEQQSDVIKITGQVANAERARLGLLDRVRELQAEQEDRALRSFKLTLSVHPKYHPKIIGRKGAVISQIRKDHDVNVQFPDKGDEQQDLITISGYERNVEEARAAIEKLVSALEEMVSEDVRLDHRVHARIIGARGKAIRKLMEEFKVDIRFPQPGSDDPDRVTVTGLPENVDNAIDHLLNLEEEYMMNVTETETMAAYMKPPSRGGGGDDDGRVSAKGFVVRDAPWNAPGNKAPDMSSAEDFPTFGAGVAPKQTSAWGPKKF, translated from the exons ATGAGCTCAGTGGCCGTGTTGACCCCGGAGAGCTTCGCTGAACATCGCAGTGGACTCAGGGACGAGGAAATTACAG ggggcgctccaGAAGATGAGGCCTATATCCCCACCTACCTGGAGGCTTTCCCCCCTCTCCCAGAGAAGGGCACCCCTGGGGAGAAGTCTGGCGAGCTCACAGGGGCCTGGAATCGAATCCGGCCTATTAAGGCCTCCGTCATCACGCAA GTGTTCCATGTTCCCCTGGAAGAGCGGCGCTACAAGGACAACAGTCAGTTTGGTGAGGGTGAGGAGGCCAAGGTGTGCCTGGATATCATGCAGAAGACGGGGGCCCACATAGAACTGTCTCTGGCTAAGGACCAGGGCCTCTCCATCATGGTCACTGGCAAACTGGACTCCGTCATGAAGGCTCGCAAGGAAATTGTAGCGCGGTTGCAGACTCAG GCCTCAGCTACAGTTGCTATCCCAAAGGAGCATCACCGCTTTGTCATTGGAAAGAACGGGGAGAagctgcaggagctggagcTGAAGACGGCCACCAAGATCGCCATCCCGCGCCCTGATGACCCCTGCGCCAACATCCGTATCACGGGCACCAAGGAGGGCATTGAGAAGGCCCGCCATGAGATCCTGCTCATCTCTGCAGAACAG GACAAACGGGCAGTGGAGCGCATCTCGCTGGAGAAGGCCTTCCACCCGTTCATCGCGGGTGCCTACAATCGGCTGGTACAGGAGTTGAGCCTGGAGACGGGGGCTCGCATCAGCATCCCGCCACCCAGCCTGCCCAAGGATGAGATCGTCATCACGGGCGAGAAGGAGGCGGTGGCCCTGGCCCTCGCACGCATCCGCGCCATCTACGAGGAGAAG AAGCGCAAGACAACAACAATCTCTGTGGAAGTGAAGAAGTCTCAGCACAAGTACATCGTAGGTCCCAAGGGGAACACGCTGCAAGAGATCATGGAGAGCACAGGCGTATCTGTGGAGATGCCGCCACTGGATTCCGACTCGGAGACCATCATCCTGCGCGGGGAGCCTGACAAGCTGGGGCCTGCCCTGACGCAGGTGTACGCAAAG GCAAAGAGCGTGATGGTGGTTGAGGTGATGGCCCCAGCCTGGCTGCATCGCTTTATCATCGGGAAGAAAGGTCAGAATATCAGCCGCATCACGCAGCAGCTGCCCAAG GTGCACATTGAGTTCACGGATGGGGAGGAGAGGATTAGCCTGGAGGGCCCCACGGAGGAGGTGGAACAGGCACAGGCCCAGATCCAGGAAATCATCAACGACTTG CTAGTAAAGATGGACTACACTGAGGTCAACATCGACCAGCGCTTCCACCGGCATCTGATTGGCAAGAACGGGGCGAACA TTAACCGGATCAAGGAGCAGTACAAAGTTTCTGTGAGGATCCCTCAAGACACGGAGCGCAGCGGGCTGGTGCGCATTGAAGGGGACCCCCAAGGCGTACAGCTGGCACGGCGAGAGCTCATCGACATGGCCCAGCGCATG GAGAATGAGCGCACCAAGGACCTGATCGTGGATCAGAAGTTCCATCGCACCATCATCGGGCAGAAAGGAGAGAAGATCAAAGAAGTGCGGGACAAATTTCCTGAG GTTATCATCAATTTCCCCGATCCATCCCAAAAGAGTGACATTGTACAGCTGCGTGGGCCCAAGAACGAAGTGGAGAAGTGCTCAAAGTTCTTACACAAGCTCATAGCTGATCTG ATTGAAAACAGCTTCTCCATATCCGTCCCCATATTTAAGCAGTTCCATAAAAACATCATTGGGAAAGGGGGTGCCAACATTAAGAAG ATCCGTGAGGAGACCAACACCAAGATTGACCTGCCCACAGAGAACAGTGACTCTGAGATGATTGTCATCACGGGTCGGAGGGCCAACTGCGAAGCCGCCCGTGAGCGTATCCTGGCCATCCAGAGGGAACTG GCAAACATCCAGGAGATGGAGGTAACCATCCCTGCCAAGCTGCACAACTCGCTGATCGGATCCAAGGGCTGCCTGGTGCGCTCGGTCATGGAGGAGTGCGGGGGCGTGCACATACACTTCCCCTCTGAGGGCTCTGGGTCCGATCGGGTCACCATCCGGGGGCCTGCCGGCGAGGTGGAACGAGCCAAGaagcagctgctgcagctggcTGAGGAGAAG CAAATCAACAACTTCACAGTGGAGCTGTCGGCCAAGCCTGAGTACCACAAGTTTTTGATCGGCCGCGGTGGGGCCAACATCCGGCGCGTGAGAGACCGCACGGGGGCCCGCATCATCTTCCCCTCACCAGATGACCCCGAGCAGGAGCTCATCACCATCGTGGGCCGCGAGGAAGCCGTGCGGCTAGCCCAGAAGGAACTGGAGGCCCTCGTCAAGAGCCTG GACGACGTGATCGAGGACAGCATGGTGGTGGACCCCCGGCACCACCGCCACTTTGTGTGCCGGCGTGGCCAGGTGCTACGGGAGATGGCAGAAGAGTATGGGGGCGTGGCCGTCAGCTTCCCGCGTACGGGCGCCCACAGCGACCGTGTCACGCTCAAGGGGGCCAAGGACTGCGTAGAGGCGGCCAAGAGACGCATCCAGGAGATTATTGAAGACCTG GAGGCACAGGTGACAGTGGAGTGTGCTATTCCCCAGCGGTACCATCGAGCCATCATGGGCCCCAAGGGCTCACGGATCCAGCAGATCACCCGCGAGCACGAAGTGCAGATCAAGTTTCCGGAGAGGGACGAGACAGCAG GGGCGGACCCCTCGGCACAGGAGAATGGAGACGCCAGCCCAGAGGCAGAGTTTGTCCCGCGAAAGGGTGACATCATCACCATCTGTGGACGATCAGAGAAGTGTGAGATGGCACGGGCAGCCCTGCTG GCTTTGGTCCCTGTCACCGTGGATGTGGAAGTTTCCTACGACCTCCATCGCTATATCATTGGGCAGAAGGGCAGTGGGATCCGCAAGATGATGGAGGAATATGAG GTGAATATCTGGGTGCCTCAGCCAGAGCAGCAGTCGGACGTGATTAAGATCACGGGCCAAGTGGCCAATGCGGAGCGTGCTCGCTTGGGGCTGTTGGACAGGGTCCGAGAGCTGCAGGCCGAGCAGGAGGACAGG GCGCTGCGTAGCTTCAAGCTGACCCTGTCCGTTCACCCTAAATACCACCCCAAGATCATTGGCCGCAAGGGAGCTGTCATCTCCCAGATCCGCAAGGACCACGACGTCAACGTGCAGTTCCCTGACAAGGGTGATGAGCAGCAG GACCTGATCACGATCTCGGGCTACGAGCGAAATGTGGAGGAGGCCCGCGCAGCCATCGAGAAGCTGGTGTCTGCGCTGGAGGAGATGGTCAGCGAAGACGTGAGGCTGGACCACCGTGTCCACGCTCGCATCATCGGTGCCCGTGGCAAAGCCATCCGCAAGCTCATGGAGGAGTTCAAG GTGGATATCAGATTTCCACAGCCTGGCTCTGATGATCCCGACCGGGTCACTGTAACAGGACTTCCTGAAAACGTAGACAATGCCATTGACCACCTGCTCAACCTGGAAGAGGAATAT ATGATGAACGTGACAGAGACCGAGACTATGGCCGCATACATGAAGCCCCcatcccggggggggggtggggatgatGACGGCAGAGTGTCGGCCAAGGGCTTTGTGGTCCGGGATGCCCCATGGAATGCCCCTGGGAATAAG GCTCCCGACATGAGCAGCGCTGAAGACTTCCCCACCTTTGGAGCTGGCGTGGCCCCAAAGCAGACCTCAGCGTGGGGCCCCAAGAAATTCTGA